In a genomic window of Ipomoea triloba cultivar NCNSP0323 chromosome 3, ASM357664v1:
- the LOC116012770 gene encoding replication protein A 32 kDa subunit B-like isoform X1 has translation MYVVVHGHLKSFQGKMQIMSFAIRPVTDYNMIANHFLECIYVHHCNAKPKIQSSLSTQNPTEGQSQVNTQSNGYNSTSTVQFSGQKCMDGLKGIEKMVMDYLHQPSSIAQEKGMHRNEIAQQLKVPLEKILEAIESLEAEGLVYSTIDECHYKSTSA, from the exons ATGTATGTTGTTGTTCATGGGCACTTGAAAAGCTTTCAGGGTAAAATGCAGATAATGAGCTTTGCTATAAG GCCCGTGACTGACTATAATATGATTGCAAACCACTTTCTTGAGTGTATTTATGTCCATCACTGCAATGCCAAGCCAAAG ATACAAAGCAGCCTTTCTACCCAGAATCCAACTGAAGGGCAGTCCCAGGTCAACACTCAATCAAATGGATATAATTCTACCTCCACAGTTCAA TTCTCTGGACAGAAGTGTATGGATGGGCTCAAGGGCATTGAAAAAATGGTGATGGATTATTTGCATCAGCCTTCATCAAT TGCGCAGGAAAAGGGAATGCACAGGAATGAGATCGCTCAACAGCTTAAAGTTCCATTGGAGAAGATCTT ggAAGCAATTGAGTCACTTGAAGCAGAAGGTCTGGTTTACTCAACCATTGACGAGTGCCACTATAAGTCTACTAGTGCTTGA
- the LOC116012770 gene encoding replication protein A 32 kDa subunit A-like isoform X2, whose amino-acid sequence MYVVVHGHLKSFQGKMQIMSFAIRPVTDYNMIANHFLECIYVHHCNAKPKNPTEGQSQVNTQSNGYNSTSTVQFSGQKCMDGLKGIEKMVMDYLHQPSSIAQEKGMHRNEIAQQLKVPLEKILEAIESLEAEGLVYSTIDECHYKSTSA is encoded by the exons ATGTATGTTGTTGTTCATGGGCACTTGAAAAGCTTTCAGGGTAAAATGCAGATAATGAGCTTTGCTATAAG GCCCGTGACTGACTATAATATGATTGCAAACCACTTTCTTGAGTGTATTTATGTCCATCACTGCAATGCCAAGCCAAAG AATCCAACTGAAGGGCAGTCCCAGGTCAACACTCAATCAAATGGATATAATTCTACCTCCACAGTTCAA TTCTCTGGACAGAAGTGTATGGATGGGCTCAAGGGCATTGAAAAAATGGTGATGGATTATTTGCATCAGCCTTCATCAAT TGCGCAGGAAAAGGGAATGCACAGGAATGAGATCGCTCAACAGCTTAAAGTTCCATTGGAGAAGATCTT ggAAGCAATTGAGTCACTTGAAGCAGAAGGTCTGGTTTACTCAACCATTGACGAGTGCCACTATAAGTCTACTAGTGCTTGA
- the LOC116012767 gene encoding putative glucose-6-phosphate 1-epimerase isoform X2: protein MAAASSEKGPVELCKGINGLDKVVLREVRGSSAEVYFYGGHVTSWKNEHGEEMLFVSSKAIFKPPKAIRGGIPICFPQFSNLGPLEQHGFARNRFWTVDKDPPPVPPNSRAFIDLILKPSEDDLKIWPHSYEFRLRVTLGPAGDLMLTSRIRNTNTDGKPFTFTFAYHTYLSVSDISEVRVEGLETLDYLDNLQNRERFTEQGDAITFEGEVDKMYLSTPTKIAILDHEKKRTFVIRKDGLPDAVVWNPWDKKAKAMADFGDDEYKHMLCVEAAAVEKAITLKPGEEWRGRQELSVVPSSYCSGQLDPQKVLHGS, encoded by the exons ATGGCTGCTGCTAGTAGTGAGAAAGGTCCAGTGGAGCTGTGTAAGGGCATCAATGGCCTCGACAAGGTTGTTCTTCGGGAGGTTCGCGGCAGCTCTGCCGAG GTGTATTTCTATGGGGGCCATGTAACTTCATGGAAGAATGAACATGGAGAAGAAATGCTTTTTGTCAGTAGTAAG GCCATTTTCAAGCCTCCAAAAGCAATTCGTGGAGGTATCCCTATATGCTTTCCTCAG TTCTCAAACCTTGGACCTCTTGAGCAACATGGATTTGCTAGAAACAGGTTTTGGACTGTTGACAAGGATCCTCCCCCAGTTCCACCAAACTCTAGGGCATTTATTGACTTGATACTAAAGCCCTCTGAAGATGACTTGAAAATCTGGCCTCACAG TTATGAATTCCGATTGAGGGTAACATTGGGACCTGCTGGAGATCTTATGCTAACATCTCGAATAAGAAACACCAACACTGATGGAAAGCCCTTCACCTTTACATTTGCGTATCACACCTACCTCTCTGTTTCAGACATAAG TGAAGTTCGTGTTGAGGGGCTAGAAACACTGGATTATCTTGATAACTTGCAGAATAGGGAGCGGTTTACTGAACAAGGCGATGCTATTACTTTTGAAGGAGAA GTGGATAAAATGTATCTTAGCACTCCAACAAAAATTGCAATCCTTGATCATGAAAAGAAAAGGACATTTGTTATTCGTAAGGATGGACTTCCTGATGCAG TGGTGTGGAATCCTTGGGACAAGAAGGCAAAGGCAATGGCCGACTTTGGAGATGATGAATATAAGCACATGTTGTGTGTGGAAGCTGCTGCTGTGGAAAAAGCAATCACTTTGAAACCCGGTGAGGAGTGGAGAGGAAGGCAGGAACTGTCTGTTGTTCCTTCAAGCTATTGCAGCGGACAGCTTGATCCTCAGAAAGTTCTTCATGGCAGCTGA
- the LOC116012767 gene encoding putative glucose-6-phosphate 1-epimerase isoform X1 yields the protein MAAASSEKGPVELCKGINGLDKVVLREVRGSSAEVYFYGGHVTSWKNEHGEEMLFVSSKAIFKPPKAIRGGIPICFPQFSNLGPLEQHGFARNRFWTVDKDPPPVPPNSRAFIDLILKPSEDDLKIWPHRFGGCTLITFWLTFIFSALSFSDLVFSSYEFRLRVTLGPAGDLMLTSRIRNTNTDGKPFTFTFAYHTYLSVSDISEVRVEGLETLDYLDNLQNRERFTEQGDAITFEGEVDKMYLSTPTKIAILDHEKKRTFVIRKDGLPDAVVWNPWDKKAKAMADFGDDEYKHMLCVEAAAVEKAITLKPGEEWRGRQELSVVPSSYCSGQLDPQKVLHGS from the exons ATGGCTGCTGCTAGTAGTGAGAAAGGTCCAGTGGAGCTGTGTAAGGGCATCAATGGCCTCGACAAGGTTGTTCTTCGGGAGGTTCGCGGCAGCTCTGCCGAG GTGTATTTCTATGGGGGCCATGTAACTTCATGGAAGAATGAACATGGAGAAGAAATGCTTTTTGTCAGTAGTAAG GCCATTTTCAAGCCTCCAAAAGCAATTCGTGGAGGTATCCCTATATGCTTTCCTCAG TTCTCAAACCTTGGACCTCTTGAGCAACATGGATTTGCTAGAAACAGGTTTTGGACTGTTGACAAGGATCCTCCCCCAGTTCCACCAAACTCTAGGGCATTTATTGACTTGATACTAAAGCCCTCTGAAGATGACTTGAAAATCTGGCCTCACAGGTTTGGTGGATGCACATTGATTACTTTTTggttaacttttattttttccgCACTTAGCTTTTCTGACCTGGTTTTTTCTAGTTATGAATTCCGATTGAGGGTAACATTGGGACCTGCTGGAGATCTTATGCTAACATCTCGAATAAGAAACACCAACACTGATGGAAAGCCCTTCACCTTTACATTTGCGTATCACACCTACCTCTCTGTTTCAGACATAAG TGAAGTTCGTGTTGAGGGGCTAGAAACACTGGATTATCTTGATAACTTGCAGAATAGGGAGCGGTTTACTGAACAAGGCGATGCTATTACTTTTGAAGGAGAA GTGGATAAAATGTATCTTAGCACTCCAACAAAAATTGCAATCCTTGATCATGAAAAGAAAAGGACATTTGTTATTCGTAAGGATGGACTTCCTGATGCAG TGGTGTGGAATCCTTGGGACAAGAAGGCAAAGGCAATGGCCGACTTTGGAGATGATGAATATAAGCACATGTTGTGTGTGGAAGCTGCTGCTGTGGAAAAAGCAATCACTTTGAAACCCGGTGAGGAGTGGAGAGGAAGGCAGGAACTGTCTGTTGTTCCTTCAAGCTATTGCAGCGGACAGCTTGATCCTCAGAAAGTTCTTCATGGCAGCTGA